TCTGGAGAAGACTCTTTAAGCCGCGCCTGGAGAAGATATGGAGGGTTTACCGAGAAAGCGGTGTTGTGGTGATGCATCACTCCTGTGGTGATGTAAGACTGGTTATAGAGGATATGCTGGACATTGGTCTTCAGGTACTCCATCCTGTTCAACCTCACGCCATGTCACTTGAGGAACTGGCTCAAAAGTTCGGGGAACGGCTTGTCTTTCATGGTGGTATAGACACACAGCGGCTCCTTCCCTTTGGAACCCCCCAAGAAGTAAAAGAAGCAGTCCAAAGGTGTATCGAAACACTTGGAAAGCACAGAAAAT
This sequence is a window from Candidatus Caldatribacterium sp.. Protein-coding genes within it:
- a CDS encoding uroporphyrinogen-III decarboxylase-like protein, translating into WRRLFKPRLEKIWRVYRESGVVVMHHSCGDVRLVIEDMLDIGLQVLHPVQPHAMSLEELAQKFGERLVFHGGIDTQRLLPFGTPQEVKEAVQRCIETLGKHRKYIIAPSQEIMNEVPTENILALVEAIREYRGTYRG